From a single Solanum dulcamara chromosome 4, daSolDulc1.2, whole genome shotgun sequence genomic region:
- the LOC129887320 gene encoding phospholipase D zeta 1 isoform X3 has product MEQLTIGDGPRYVQMQSEPEPEPEPSTLSSLYSFHQDTATRIFDELPQATIVQVSRSDAGDISPMLLTYTIQVQYKQFKWQLVKKASHVFYLHFALKKRAFFEEIHEKQEQVKEWLQNLGIGDHTTVIQDEDEPDDEASPVRAEESAKNRDVPSSAALPIIRPTLGRQHSMSDRAKTAMQGYLNHFLGNIDIVNSQEVCRFLEVSRLSFSPEYGPKLKEDYIMVKHLPKIQRDDDSRKCCSCQWFGCCKDNWQKVWAVLKPGFLAFLKDPCDPEPLDIIVFDVLPASDGNGEGRVSLAKEIKDGNPLRHYFRVSCGSRCIKLRTKSDAKVKDWVAAINDAGLRPPEGWCHPHRFGSYAPPRGLTEDDSQAQWFVDGESAFEAIALAIEEAKSEIFICGWWLCPELYMRRPFHTNASFRLDALLEAKAKQGVQIYILLYKEVAIALKINSVYSKRKLVGIHENVRVLRYPDHFSSGVYLWSHHEKIVIVDHQICFIGGLDLCFGRYDSPEHKVGDCPPLIWPGKDYYNPRESEPNSWEDTMKDELDRKKYPRMPWHDVHCALWGPPCRDAARHFVQRWNYAKRNKAPHEQAIPLLMPQHHMVIPHYMGMSGEMDNGSNGVARPHKNIKRHDSFSSGSSSQDIPLLIPQEAEGGDSFKEELKINGFHTGHGFHDQRSRPSRIPFSFRKTRVEPLVPDLPMKGFVDELDQNLELSSNLVQPGMKKLDKDWWEKQERGDQVVSPEENGQVGPRVSCRCQVIRSVSQWSAGTSQIEESIHNAYCSLIEKAEHFVYIENQFFISGLSGDEIIKNRVLEAVYRRIMRAYNEKKSFRVIIVIPLLPGFQGGLDDSGAASVRAIMHWQYRTICRGSNSILHNLNDLMGSRMHDYISFYGLRAYGRLFDGGPIATSQVISSHLFLVDKVTW; this is encoded by the exons ATGGAGCAGTTGACGATCGGCGATGGACCTCGGTACGTCCAGATGCAATCGGAGCCGGAGCCCGAGCCGGAGCCTTCTACTCTTTCATCCTTGTACTCCTTTCATCAGGATACTGCAACTCGAATTTTCGATGAGTTGCCTCAGGCTACCATCGTACAGGTCTCGAGATCCGATGCCGGCGACATCAGCCCTATGCTTCTAACTTATACCATTCAAGTCCAATACAAGCAG TTCAAGTGGCAATTGGTGAAGAAAGCCTCAcatgtattttatttacattttgCATTAAAGAAGCGTGCATTCTTTGAGGAGATTCATGAGAAGCAAGAACAG GTCAAAGAATGGCTTCAAAACTTGGGGATAGGAGATCATACAACTGTAATACAAGATGAGGATGAACCTGATGATGAGGCTAGTCCTGTGCGTGCTGAGGAAAGTGCCAAAAACAG AGATGTTCCGTCTAGTGCTGCTTTGCCAATAATTCGGCCAACCCTCGGAAGGCAGCATTCAATGTCAGATAGAGCAAAAACTGCTATGCAGGGTTACTTGAATCACTTTCTTGGAAATATAGATATTGTCAATTCCCAGGAG GTCTGCAGGTTTCTGGAAGTTTCAAGATTATCCTTTTCGCCCGAGTATGGTCCTAAGCTAAAAGAAGACTATATTATGGTGAAGCACttaccaaaaattcaaagggaCGATGATAGTCGGAAATGTTGTTCATGTCAGTGGTTCGGTTGCTGTAAAGACAACTGGCAGAAG GTCTGGGCTGTATTGAAACCTGGATTCCTGGCTTTCCTCAAAGATCCATGTGACCCCGAGCCATTAGATATAATAGTGTTTGATGTACTACCAGCATCCGATGGCAATGGTGAGGGTCGCGTTTCTTTagcaaaagaaataaaagatggAAACCCTTTACGCCACTATTTTAGG GTGTCTTGTGGTTCAAGGTGTATCAAACTGAGGACCAAGAGCGATGCAAAGGTTAAAGATTGGGTAGCAGCAATTAATGATGCAGGGCTTAGGCCACCTGAGGGATGGTGTCATCCTCACCGCTTTGGTTCTTATGCTCCTCCTAGGGGTTTGACAGAGGATGACAGTCAGGCTCAGTGGTTTGTTGATGGTGAATCAGCATTTGAAGCTATAGCTTTGGCTATTGAAGAAGCAAAGTCAGAG ATCTTTATATGTGGCTGGTGGCTGTGTCCCGAACTTTATATGCGACGTCCCTTTCACACTAATGCATCCTTCCGGCTTGATGCTTTACTGGAAGCCAAAGCAAAACAAGGTGTTCAG ATCTACATCCTTCTGTACAAAGAGGTTGCTATTGCTTTAAAAATCAACAGTGTGTATAGCAAGAGAAAGCTGGTAGGCATCCATGAGAATGTCAGAGTGTTGCGTTATCCGGATCATTTCTCAAGTGGTGTGTATCTATG GTCCCATCATGAAAAAATTGTCATTGTTGACCATCAGATTTGCTTTATCGGAGGACTGGACCTGTGCTTTGGCCGTTATGACTCACCTGAACACAAAGTGGGTGATTGTCCACCTCTTATATGGCCTGGAAAAGATTATTATAATCCAAG GGAATCTGAACCAAATTCCTGGGAAGATACCATGAAGGATGAATTAGACCGGAAGAAGTATCCACGTATGCCATGGCATGATGTCCATTGTGCCCTCTGGGGACCACCGTGCCGTGATGCTGCTCGACACTTTGTTCAGCGCTGGAATTATGCAAAG AGGAACAAAGCTCCACATGAGCAAGCAATTCCGCTGCTTATGCCTCAGCATCACATGGTTATTCCTCATTACATGGGAATGAGCGGTGAGATGGACAATGGAAGTAATGGTGTTGCGCGTcctcataaaaatatcaaaagacATGATTCATTTTCTTCAGGGTCTTCTTCCCAAGATATTCCTTTGCTTATTCCTCAGGAAGCTGAAGGGGGGGATAGTTTCAAGGaagaactaaaaataaatgGCTTCCATACAGGGCATGGTTTTCATGATCAGCGGAGCAGGCCTAGCAGAATCCCTTTCTCTTTCCGGAAGACCCGTGTAGAGCCTCTAGTTCCAGATTTGCCAATGAAAGGATTTGTGGACGAGTTGGATCAAAATCTGGAGCTATCTTCAAATCTGGTGCAGCCTGGCATGAAGAAGTTGGACAAGGATTGGTGGGAGAAACAAGAGAGAGGCGATCAAGTTGTTTCACCTGAAGAAAATGGGCAAGTTGGTCCTCGTGTTTCATGTCGTTGCCAG GTTATAAGGAGTGTCAGTCAATGGTCAGCTGGAACAAGTCAAATTGAAGAAAGCATACACAATGCTTACTGCTCCCTTATTGAAAAGGCTGAACATTTTGTTTACATAGAG AATCAATTTTTCATTTCTGGTCTATCTGGAGATGAAATTATAAAAAATCGTGTTTTAGAAGCAGTGTACAGGCGTATTATGCGAGCTTATAATGAAAAGAAGTCCTTCAGGGTTATCATTGTGATACCACTTCTTCCTGGCTTCCAG GGTGGTTTGGATGATAGTGGTGCTGCTTCAGTTAGAGCTATTATGCATTGGCAATATCGAACAATATGCAGAGGATCGAATTCAATATTGCATAATCTTAATGACCTCATGGGCTCTAGAATGCATGACTATATATCATTTTATGGTCTCAGAGCTTATGGAAGGCTCTTTGATGGTGGTCCTATTGCAACTAGCCAG gtgatttcttctcatCTATTCTTGGTGGACAAAGTTACCTGGTAG
- the LOC129887320 gene encoding phospholipase D zeta 1 isoform X1, whose amino-acid sequence MEQLTIGDGPRYVQMQSEPEPEPEPSTLSSLYSFHQDTATRIFDELPQATIVQVSRSDAGDISPMLLTYTIQVQYKQFKWQLVKKASHVFYLHFALKKRAFFEEIHEKQEQVKEWLQNLGIGDHTTVIQDEDEPDDEASPVRAEESAKNRDVPSSAALPIIRPTLGRQHSMSDRAKTAMQGYLNHFLGNIDIVNSQEVCRFLEVSRLSFSPEYGPKLKEDYIMVKHLPKIQRDDDSRKCCSCQWFGCCKDNWQKVWAVLKPGFLAFLKDPCDPEPLDIIVFDVLPASDGNGEGRVSLAKEIKDGNPLRHYFRVSCGSRCIKLRTKSDAKVKDWVAAINDAGLRPPEGWCHPHRFGSYAPPRGLTEDDSQAQWFVDGESAFEAIALAIEEAKSEIFICGWWLCPELYMRRPFHTNASFRLDALLEAKAKQGVQIYILLYKEVAIALKINSVYSKRKLVGIHENVRVLRYPDHFSSGVYLWSHHEKIVIVDHQICFIGGLDLCFGRYDSPEHKVGDCPPLIWPGKDYYNPRESEPNSWEDTMKDELDRKKYPRMPWHDVHCALWGPPCRDAARHFVQRWNYAKRNKAPHEQAIPLLMPQHHMVIPHYMGMSGEMDNGSNGVARPHKNIKRHDSFSSGSSSQDIPLLIPQEAEGGDSFKEELKINGFHTGHGFHDQRSRPSRIPFSFRKTRVEPLVPDLPMKGFVDELDQNLELSSNLVQPGMKKLDKDWWEKQERGDQVVSPEENGQVGPRVSCRCQVIRSVSQWSAGTSQIEESIHNAYCSLIEKAEHFVYIENQFFISGLSGDEIIKNRVLEAVYRRIMRAYNEKKSFRVIIVIPLLPGFQGGLDDSGAASVRAIMHWQYRTICRGSNSILHNLNDLMGSRMHDYISFYGLRAYGRLFDGGPIATSQIYVHSKIMIVDDHTALIGSGNINDRSLLGSRDSEIGVLIEDKEFVDSFMGGKPRKAGKFALTLRLSLWSEHLGLRTGEVGQIKDPVVDPTYKDIWMSTAKTNTMIYQDVFSCIPNDLMQSRVSLRQCMAFSKEKLGHTTIDLGIAPSKLESYQGGDIESIDPMERLKSVKGHLVSFPLDFMCKEDLRPVFNESEYYASAQVFH is encoded by the exons ATGGAGCAGTTGACGATCGGCGATGGACCTCGGTACGTCCAGATGCAATCGGAGCCGGAGCCCGAGCCGGAGCCTTCTACTCTTTCATCCTTGTACTCCTTTCATCAGGATACTGCAACTCGAATTTTCGATGAGTTGCCTCAGGCTACCATCGTACAGGTCTCGAGATCCGATGCCGGCGACATCAGCCCTATGCTTCTAACTTATACCATTCAAGTCCAATACAAGCAG TTCAAGTGGCAATTGGTGAAGAAAGCCTCAcatgtattttatttacattttgCATTAAAGAAGCGTGCATTCTTTGAGGAGATTCATGAGAAGCAAGAACAG GTCAAAGAATGGCTTCAAAACTTGGGGATAGGAGATCATACAACTGTAATACAAGATGAGGATGAACCTGATGATGAGGCTAGTCCTGTGCGTGCTGAGGAAAGTGCCAAAAACAG AGATGTTCCGTCTAGTGCTGCTTTGCCAATAATTCGGCCAACCCTCGGAAGGCAGCATTCAATGTCAGATAGAGCAAAAACTGCTATGCAGGGTTACTTGAATCACTTTCTTGGAAATATAGATATTGTCAATTCCCAGGAG GTCTGCAGGTTTCTGGAAGTTTCAAGATTATCCTTTTCGCCCGAGTATGGTCCTAAGCTAAAAGAAGACTATATTATGGTGAAGCACttaccaaaaattcaaagggaCGATGATAGTCGGAAATGTTGTTCATGTCAGTGGTTCGGTTGCTGTAAAGACAACTGGCAGAAG GTCTGGGCTGTATTGAAACCTGGATTCCTGGCTTTCCTCAAAGATCCATGTGACCCCGAGCCATTAGATATAATAGTGTTTGATGTACTACCAGCATCCGATGGCAATGGTGAGGGTCGCGTTTCTTTagcaaaagaaataaaagatggAAACCCTTTACGCCACTATTTTAGG GTGTCTTGTGGTTCAAGGTGTATCAAACTGAGGACCAAGAGCGATGCAAAGGTTAAAGATTGGGTAGCAGCAATTAATGATGCAGGGCTTAGGCCACCTGAGGGATGGTGTCATCCTCACCGCTTTGGTTCTTATGCTCCTCCTAGGGGTTTGACAGAGGATGACAGTCAGGCTCAGTGGTTTGTTGATGGTGAATCAGCATTTGAAGCTATAGCTTTGGCTATTGAAGAAGCAAAGTCAGAG ATCTTTATATGTGGCTGGTGGCTGTGTCCCGAACTTTATATGCGACGTCCCTTTCACACTAATGCATCCTTCCGGCTTGATGCTTTACTGGAAGCCAAAGCAAAACAAGGTGTTCAG ATCTACATCCTTCTGTACAAAGAGGTTGCTATTGCTTTAAAAATCAACAGTGTGTATAGCAAGAGAAAGCTGGTAGGCATCCATGAGAATGTCAGAGTGTTGCGTTATCCGGATCATTTCTCAAGTGGTGTGTATCTATG GTCCCATCATGAAAAAATTGTCATTGTTGACCATCAGATTTGCTTTATCGGAGGACTGGACCTGTGCTTTGGCCGTTATGACTCACCTGAACACAAAGTGGGTGATTGTCCACCTCTTATATGGCCTGGAAAAGATTATTATAATCCAAG GGAATCTGAACCAAATTCCTGGGAAGATACCATGAAGGATGAATTAGACCGGAAGAAGTATCCACGTATGCCATGGCATGATGTCCATTGTGCCCTCTGGGGACCACCGTGCCGTGATGCTGCTCGACACTTTGTTCAGCGCTGGAATTATGCAAAG AGGAACAAAGCTCCACATGAGCAAGCAATTCCGCTGCTTATGCCTCAGCATCACATGGTTATTCCTCATTACATGGGAATGAGCGGTGAGATGGACAATGGAAGTAATGGTGTTGCGCGTcctcataaaaatatcaaaagacATGATTCATTTTCTTCAGGGTCTTCTTCCCAAGATATTCCTTTGCTTATTCCTCAGGAAGCTGAAGGGGGGGATAGTTTCAAGGaagaactaaaaataaatgGCTTCCATACAGGGCATGGTTTTCATGATCAGCGGAGCAGGCCTAGCAGAATCCCTTTCTCTTTCCGGAAGACCCGTGTAGAGCCTCTAGTTCCAGATTTGCCAATGAAAGGATTTGTGGACGAGTTGGATCAAAATCTGGAGCTATCTTCAAATCTGGTGCAGCCTGGCATGAAGAAGTTGGACAAGGATTGGTGGGAGAAACAAGAGAGAGGCGATCAAGTTGTTTCACCTGAAGAAAATGGGCAAGTTGGTCCTCGTGTTTCATGTCGTTGCCAG GTTATAAGGAGTGTCAGTCAATGGTCAGCTGGAACAAGTCAAATTGAAGAAAGCATACACAATGCTTACTGCTCCCTTATTGAAAAGGCTGAACATTTTGTTTACATAGAG AATCAATTTTTCATTTCTGGTCTATCTGGAGATGAAATTATAAAAAATCGTGTTTTAGAAGCAGTGTACAGGCGTATTATGCGAGCTTATAATGAAAAGAAGTCCTTCAGGGTTATCATTGTGATACCACTTCTTCCTGGCTTCCAG GGTGGTTTGGATGATAGTGGTGCTGCTTCAGTTAGAGCTATTATGCATTGGCAATATCGAACAATATGCAGAGGATCGAATTCAATATTGCATAATCTTAATGACCTCATGGGCTCTAGAATGCATGACTATATATCATTTTATGGTCTCAGAGCTTATGGAAGGCTCTTTGATGGTGGTCCTATTGCAACTAGCCAG ATATATGTGCATAGCAAGATTATGATAGTTGATGACCATACAGCCTTGATTGGATCTGGAAATATAAATGACCGAAGCTTGCTTGGTTCAAGAGACTCTGAG ATTGGGGTACTTATTGAGGACAAGGAGTTTGTCGATTCATTCATGGGAGGCAAGCCAAGGAAGGCGGGAAAATTTGCATTAACTCTTCGCCTTTCTCTATGGTCTGAGCACCTTGGTCTTCGTACAGGCGAG GTTGGTCAAATTAAGGACCCTGTGGTTGATCCAACATACAAGGATATTTGGATGTCAACTGCTAAG ACAAATACCATGATATACCAAGATGTTTTTTCTTGCATACCCAACGATCTGATGCAATCCAG GGTTTCACTCCGACAATGCATGGCATTCTCAAAAGAAAAACTTGGTCACACGACCATTGATTTAGGAATAGCTCCAAGCAAGTTAGAATCTTATCAGGGTGGAGATATTGAGAGTATAGATCCCATGGAGAGATTAAAATCTGTGAAAGGTCATCTTGTTTCCTTCCCTTTGGATTTTATGTGCAAAGAAGATTTAAGACCTGTGTTTAATGAAAGTGAGTACTATGCATCAGCTCAAGTTTTTCATTAA
- the LOC129887320 gene encoding phospholipase D zeta 1 isoform X2, which yields MRMNLMMRLVLCVLRKVPKTGGFLFRDVPSSAALPIIRPTLGRQHSMSDRAKTAMQGYLNHFLGNIDIVNSQEVCRFLEVSRLSFSPEYGPKLKEDYIMVKHLPKIQRDDDSRKCCSCQWFGCCKDNWQKVWAVLKPGFLAFLKDPCDPEPLDIIVFDVLPASDGNGEGRVSLAKEIKDGNPLRHYFRVSCGSRCIKLRTKSDAKVKDWVAAINDAGLRPPEGWCHPHRFGSYAPPRGLTEDDSQAQWFVDGESAFEAIALAIEEAKSEIFICGWWLCPELYMRRPFHTNASFRLDALLEAKAKQGVQIYILLYKEVAIALKINSVYSKRKLVGIHENVRVLRYPDHFSSGVYLWSHHEKIVIVDHQICFIGGLDLCFGRYDSPEHKVGDCPPLIWPGKDYYNPRESEPNSWEDTMKDELDRKKYPRMPWHDVHCALWGPPCRDAARHFVQRWNYAKRNKAPHEQAIPLLMPQHHMVIPHYMGMSGEMDNGSNGVARPHKNIKRHDSFSSGSSSQDIPLLIPQEAEGGDSFKEELKINGFHTGHGFHDQRSRPSRIPFSFRKTRVEPLVPDLPMKGFVDELDQNLELSSNLVQPGMKKLDKDWWEKQERGDQVVSPEENGQVGPRVSCRCQVIRSVSQWSAGTSQIEESIHNAYCSLIEKAEHFVYIENQFFISGLSGDEIIKNRVLEAVYRRIMRAYNEKKSFRVIIVIPLLPGFQGGLDDSGAASVRAIMHWQYRTICRGSNSILHNLNDLMGSRMHDYISFYGLRAYGRLFDGGPIATSQIYVHSKIMIVDDHTALIGSGNINDRSLLGSRDSEIGVLIEDKEFVDSFMGGKPRKAGKFALTLRLSLWSEHLGLRTGEVGQIKDPVVDPTYKDIWMSTAKTNTMIYQDVFSCIPNDLMQSRVSLRQCMAFSKEKLGHTTIDLGIAPSKLESYQGGDIESIDPMERLKSVKGHLVSFPLDFMCKEDLRPVFNESEYYASAQVFH from the exons ATGAGGATGAACCTGATGATGAGGCTAGTCCTGTGCGTGCTGAGGAAAGTGCCAAAAACAG GTGGTTTTTTGTTCAGAGATGTTCCGTCTAGTGCTGCTTTGCCAATAATTCGGCCAACCCTCGGAAGGCAGCATTCAATGTCAGATAGAGCAAAAACTGCTATGCAGGGTTACTTGAATCACTTTCTTGGAAATATAGATATTGTCAATTCCCAGGAG GTCTGCAGGTTTCTGGAAGTTTCAAGATTATCCTTTTCGCCCGAGTATGGTCCTAAGCTAAAAGAAGACTATATTATGGTGAAGCACttaccaaaaattcaaagggaCGATGATAGTCGGAAATGTTGTTCATGTCAGTGGTTCGGTTGCTGTAAAGACAACTGGCAGAAG GTCTGGGCTGTATTGAAACCTGGATTCCTGGCTTTCCTCAAAGATCCATGTGACCCCGAGCCATTAGATATAATAGTGTTTGATGTACTACCAGCATCCGATGGCAATGGTGAGGGTCGCGTTTCTTTagcaaaagaaataaaagatggAAACCCTTTACGCCACTATTTTAGG GTGTCTTGTGGTTCAAGGTGTATCAAACTGAGGACCAAGAGCGATGCAAAGGTTAAAGATTGGGTAGCAGCAATTAATGATGCAGGGCTTAGGCCACCTGAGGGATGGTGTCATCCTCACCGCTTTGGTTCTTATGCTCCTCCTAGGGGTTTGACAGAGGATGACAGTCAGGCTCAGTGGTTTGTTGATGGTGAATCAGCATTTGAAGCTATAGCTTTGGCTATTGAAGAAGCAAAGTCAGAG ATCTTTATATGTGGCTGGTGGCTGTGTCCCGAACTTTATATGCGACGTCCCTTTCACACTAATGCATCCTTCCGGCTTGATGCTTTACTGGAAGCCAAAGCAAAACAAGGTGTTCAG ATCTACATCCTTCTGTACAAAGAGGTTGCTATTGCTTTAAAAATCAACAGTGTGTATAGCAAGAGAAAGCTGGTAGGCATCCATGAGAATGTCAGAGTGTTGCGTTATCCGGATCATTTCTCAAGTGGTGTGTATCTATG GTCCCATCATGAAAAAATTGTCATTGTTGACCATCAGATTTGCTTTATCGGAGGACTGGACCTGTGCTTTGGCCGTTATGACTCACCTGAACACAAAGTGGGTGATTGTCCACCTCTTATATGGCCTGGAAAAGATTATTATAATCCAAG GGAATCTGAACCAAATTCCTGGGAAGATACCATGAAGGATGAATTAGACCGGAAGAAGTATCCACGTATGCCATGGCATGATGTCCATTGTGCCCTCTGGGGACCACCGTGCCGTGATGCTGCTCGACACTTTGTTCAGCGCTGGAATTATGCAAAG AGGAACAAAGCTCCACATGAGCAAGCAATTCCGCTGCTTATGCCTCAGCATCACATGGTTATTCCTCATTACATGGGAATGAGCGGTGAGATGGACAATGGAAGTAATGGTGTTGCGCGTcctcataaaaatatcaaaagacATGATTCATTTTCTTCAGGGTCTTCTTCCCAAGATATTCCTTTGCTTATTCCTCAGGAAGCTGAAGGGGGGGATAGTTTCAAGGaagaactaaaaataaatgGCTTCCATACAGGGCATGGTTTTCATGATCAGCGGAGCAGGCCTAGCAGAATCCCTTTCTCTTTCCGGAAGACCCGTGTAGAGCCTCTAGTTCCAGATTTGCCAATGAAAGGATTTGTGGACGAGTTGGATCAAAATCTGGAGCTATCTTCAAATCTGGTGCAGCCTGGCATGAAGAAGTTGGACAAGGATTGGTGGGAGAAACAAGAGAGAGGCGATCAAGTTGTTTCACCTGAAGAAAATGGGCAAGTTGGTCCTCGTGTTTCATGTCGTTGCCAG GTTATAAGGAGTGTCAGTCAATGGTCAGCTGGAACAAGTCAAATTGAAGAAAGCATACACAATGCTTACTGCTCCCTTATTGAAAAGGCTGAACATTTTGTTTACATAGAG AATCAATTTTTCATTTCTGGTCTATCTGGAGATGAAATTATAAAAAATCGTGTTTTAGAAGCAGTGTACAGGCGTATTATGCGAGCTTATAATGAAAAGAAGTCCTTCAGGGTTATCATTGTGATACCACTTCTTCCTGGCTTCCAG GGTGGTTTGGATGATAGTGGTGCTGCTTCAGTTAGAGCTATTATGCATTGGCAATATCGAACAATATGCAGAGGATCGAATTCAATATTGCATAATCTTAATGACCTCATGGGCTCTAGAATGCATGACTATATATCATTTTATGGTCTCAGAGCTTATGGAAGGCTCTTTGATGGTGGTCCTATTGCAACTAGCCAG ATATATGTGCATAGCAAGATTATGATAGTTGATGACCATACAGCCTTGATTGGATCTGGAAATATAAATGACCGAAGCTTGCTTGGTTCAAGAGACTCTGAG ATTGGGGTACTTATTGAGGACAAGGAGTTTGTCGATTCATTCATGGGAGGCAAGCCAAGGAAGGCGGGAAAATTTGCATTAACTCTTCGCCTTTCTCTATGGTCTGAGCACCTTGGTCTTCGTACAGGCGAG GTTGGTCAAATTAAGGACCCTGTGGTTGATCCAACATACAAGGATATTTGGATGTCAACTGCTAAG ACAAATACCATGATATACCAAGATGTTTTTTCTTGCATACCCAACGATCTGATGCAATCCAG GGTTTCACTCCGACAATGCATGGCATTCTCAAAAGAAAAACTTGGTCACACGACCATTGATTTAGGAATAGCTCCAAGCAAGTTAGAATCTTATCAGGGTGGAGATATTGAGAGTATAGATCCCATGGAGAGATTAAAATCTGTGAAAGGTCATCTTGTTTCCTTCCCTTTGGATTTTATGTGCAAAGAAGATTTAAGACCTGTGTTTAATGAAAGTGAGTACTATGCATCAGCTCAAGTTTTTCATTAA